One window of Trifolium pratense cultivar HEN17-A07 linkage group LG5, ARS_RC_1.1, whole genome shotgun sequence genomic DNA carries:
- the LOC123883831 gene encoding probable polygalacturonase, with amino-acid sequence MLVALLLLLALSNVVNVYGDVEQCGSNPKLDPRPHSVSILEFGAVGDGKTLNTIAFQNAIFYLKSFADKGGAQLYVPPGNWLTGSFNLTSHLTLFLEKGAVIIGSQDPSHWDVIEALPSYGRGKDVPDGRYKSLINGNKLEDVVITGNNGTIDGNGMVWWEWYKSHSLNHSRPHLVEIISSDSVVVSNLTFLNAPAYSIHPVYCSNVHIQNISISAPPESPYTAGIVPDSSDNVCIEDCIVSIGFDAISLKSGWDEYGITYGRPIEKVHIRRVQLNAFSGSAISFGTEMSGGISNVLIEHVHIWNSNSGVEFRTNIGRGGYIKEIAISNLEMENVHTAISAKGNSGFHPDDKFDPKAFPLLNHITLKDIIGANITVAGSFSGIEESPFTNICLSNITLSINSASSVTWECSNVSGFSDSVSPKPCQELDNPSNSSSSSCFYLMSPLGGKTAGL; translated from the exons GTGGCATTGCTCTTGCTTCTGGCATTGAGCAATGTCGTGAATGTTTATGGAGATGTTGAGCAGTGTGGTTCGAATCCAAAATTGGATCCTAGACCACATAGTGTCTCTATTTTGGAGTTTGGTGCAGTTGGGGATGGTAAAACACTGAATACAATTGCATTCCAGAATGCAATTTTCTATCTCAAGTCATTTGCCGATAAGGGTGGTGCTCAGCTCTATGTGCCACCAGGAAATTGGCTCACGGGTAGTTTCAATCTTACCAGCCATCTTACCCTATTTTTGGAGAAAGGCGCTGTCATTATTGGATCTCAG gaTCCATCTCATTGGGATGTTATAGAAGCCTTACCTTCTTATGGCCGAGGGAAAGATGTTCCTGACGGAAGATACAAGAGCTTGATAAATGGTAACAAGTTGGAGGATGTGGTCATAACAG GCAATAATGGAACCATCGACGGCAATGGAATGGTTTGGTGGGAGTGGTATAAGTCTCATTCCCTTAACCACAGCCGTCCTCATCTGGTTGAAATTATATCATCCGATTCTGTCGTAGTTTCAAATCTTACATTCTTGAATGCTCCAGCATATAGCATCCACCCAGTTTATTGCAG TAATGTACATATTCAAAATATTTCAATCTCCGCTCCTCCAGAATCACCTTATACTGCTGGCATAGTACCAG ATTCTTCTGATAACGTTTGTATAGAAGATTGTATTGTATCCATTGGATTCGATGCAATTTCTCTTAAAAGTGGATGGGATGAGTATGGAATTACCTATGGAAGACCAATTGAGAAAGTACACATAAGAAGGGTTCAACTTAATGCATTTTCCGGCTCTGCTATTTCATTTGGTACTGAAATGTCTGGCGGAATTTCAAATGTACTAATAGAACATGTTCACATTTGGAACTCAAATAGTGGCGTTGAGTTCAGAACAAACATAGGAAGAGGTGGTTATATAAAAGAAATTGCAATATCAAACCTAGAAATGGAAAATGTTCATACAGCAATTTCAGCCAAAGGTAATTCTGGTTTTCATCCTGACGACAAATTTGATCCAAAAGCTTTTCCACTTTTGAATCACATTACTTTGAAGGATATTATCGGCGCGAATATCACAGTTGCTGGAAGCTTTTCTGGAATAGAAGAATCACCCTTCACAAACATTTGCCTTTCAAATATAACCTTGTCAATAAATTCGGCTTCTTCCGTTACATGGGAATGTTCAAATGTCTCGGGATTTTCAGACTCGGTGTCCCCTAAACCTTGTCAAGAACTTGATAACCCTTCAAATTCTTCTTCATCGTCTTGTTTCTACCTCATGAGTCCTCTCGGTGGAAAAACTGCAGGACTTTAA